ACCTGAAACGGCCGATGATCGATATGGTCAAGACGGTCGAGCGCACCATCAGCGCCAAGCCGATCACGGCCATCTCGGTGATGGACAAGCACTGGCGTCAGCCCGAGGTGAAGCGCACCAAGACCGTGTGCACTTACTGCGGCGTGGGTTGTTCATTCGAGATGTGGACGCGCGACCGGCAGATTCTCAAGGTCCAGCCGGTGGAACATGCGCCCGCCAACGGCATTTCCACTTGCATCAAGGGCAAGTTCGCCTGGGACTTCGTCAACGATCCCAAACGTTTGACCACCCCGCTCATCCGCGAAAACGGCCAGTTTCGCGAGGCCAGCTGGGACGAAGCGCTCGACCTGGTCGCGCGTCGCTTCATGCAGATTCGCGATACGGAAGGTCCGGAAAAGATCGGCTTCATCGGCTCCAGCAAGGCGAGCAACGAAGAGGCCTACCTGACACAGAAGATCGCCAGGCTGATCATCGGCACCAACAGCGTCGACAACTCCTCGCGCTACTGCCAGAACCCCGCTACCAAGGGCCTGTTCCGCACGGTCGGTTACGGCGGAGACGCCGGCACCATCGAAGACATGGAAAAGGCCGAGCTGATCGTCATCGTCGGCAGCAACCTCTCCGAGAACCACCCGGTTATCGCCTCCAAGCTGAAGGCAGCGCGCAAGCTGCGCGGGCAAAAGTTGATCGTTGCCGATGTGCGCGGGCATGAGATGGCCGAGCGCGCCGATATCTTCCTGCGTCCGAACGCCAGTACCGACATGATCTGGGCGTCTGCCATGGCCCGCTACATTCTCGACAACGACCTGGCCGACACCGAGTTCCTCGAAACCAAGGTCAATCAGGTCGAGGAATTCCGTGAATCGCTGGCTCCATTCACCATGGAGTTCGCCGAGCAAAAGACCGGTATTCCGAAGCAGCAACTGATCGACGCGGCGGAGATGATCGCCCGCGCCGATTCGGTTTGCCTGCTGTGGGCAATGGGTATCACCCAGCATAGCCATGGTGCTGACATCAGCACCTCGCTATCCAACCTGTTGCTGGTTACCGGCAACTACGGCAAGCCTGGCACCGGCGGCTACCCGATGCGCGGCCATAACAACGTCCAGGGCGCCAGTGACTTCGGTTGCCTGAAGAACATGTACCCGGGCTACGAGAAAGTCAGCAACGACGAGGTCCGGGCGAAGTGGGCGAAGGCCTGGGGCGTTCCGCCCGAGAAGCTGTCCGGCGAAGTCGGCTCGGATAATTTTCTGATGGTTCAGGACGCCGGGACCGAGAAACTGCAGGCCATGTACATCATCGGCGAGGAAACCGCGTTCTCCGATGCGAACGCCAACAGTGTTCACGACTCCTTCAGTAATCTGGAATTCATGGTGGTGCAGGACATCTTTCTCAGCCGCACTGCACAGTTCGCTGACGTCGTTCTGCCCGCCTGCCCCAGTGTGGAGAAGGAAGGTACCTTCACCAATACCGAGCGCCGCATTCAGCGCTTCTATCAGGTCATGCCACCGTTGGGGAACAGCCGGCCGGACTGGGAAATCCTCACAGACCTGGCCAAGCGCATGGGCCATGACTGGGGCTATACGCACCCTTCGGAGATCATGGCCGAGTGCGCGGGGATCTCAGAGATGTTCAAGGGTGTAAGCTACGAGCGGCTCGAAGGCTGGAAGTCGCAGTGCTGGCCGGTTCGTGAAGACGGGACCGACACGCCGCTGCTGTACACCGATGGTTTTCACACCGATGACGGCAAGGCGGTGCTGTTCCCGCTGGAATGGAAAGAGCCCGCCGAAGGTCCGGATGCGGAATACGATCTCATGCTCGACAATGGCCGTATGCTCGAACACTTTCAGGGTCTGAACCAGACCGGTCGTGGCGAGCGGCTCATGTCCCGGTCGCCGAACTGGTTCGTCGAGGTCAGCCCAGAGCTGGCCAAGGAGAAGAACATCGAGGATGGCACGTGGGTCAAAGTCACCTCGCGTCGGGGCTCGGTAGAAGTTCAGGCGTTGGTCACCGAACGCGTCCGCGGCAAGACCCTGTTCATGCCGATTCACCAGGGCAAGCCCGGACTCAACTTGCTGACCGGTGAGCATCACGACCCCGATGTGAACACGCCGGCCTACAAGGAGACTGCGGTCAAACTCGAGGTCCTGCCCCGCGAACGCGGCCCCTCCCCACTGCCCGCGCACAACTTCCGCAACGGCCACCGCACGCCCAACGAAGGCGTGCCAGTCGAGGTGAAGTGGATGCAGCCCGAGTACGTCGAACCGCCCGTCCATGCACCGCAGCCGGAGAAATTCTGATGGCCGAACGAATCGATTATGACGTCAAACCCACCCCCATCGGCCCAGACGCCCATGAAGAGCTTCAGCGGCTGCTGCAGAGTCTGCATGAAGGCGGTGTGTTGCGCTTCGCCAACGACCTGGTCTCGTCCAAGAGCGAGGTGACGAAAGTGCTGATCGACGGCATGAATCAGGAAGGATCGCTGAACGCCGTGCAGAATCTGTCGATTCTGCTGATGGCGCTGTCGCGCATCGAGCCGGGCGAATTCTACAAGGTCGTATTCGGTCTCAAGGACGCCATGACCGAGCTAGGCCGGCACGCGCCGGACACACAGCAGGAGGACGCGCCGGGCATTACTGGCGCCTACAAGATGCTGCATGACGACAAGTTATGGGCCGCGCTAACGCCGGTGATCAGCGCATTGAAGGTGTTTGCCGAGCGCCTGGGTGAAGACACCGAAAAACCGGTGACCAAGTTCACCGGCAAGCCAACCGAACTCTGACCGTCGGCCGGAAACAAAAAAAGCGACCCAAGGGTCGCTTTTTTCGTTTGAATAGTGGCGCAGCGGACGGGACTCGAACCCGCGACCCCCGGCGTGACAGGCCGGTATTCTAACCGACTGAACTACCGCTGCGCGTCGGCCCAGCGACACCGGCGAGCGGTACGGGTGGGGTGCACCCTGTCATCTGAACTGGCGCGCATTTTAACCATTCCCCGAAGCGAGTCAAGCAGTTAGCGCATATTTTTATCACGCACTGCCAACTCACCGGCTCGCCCGCTTCAGACCGGCTGCGCCGCCGTTGGTCGAGCGGCTTGGGCGTCGGATGCCAGTGTCAACCTGCATACCGCTGGCACCACCAGCAGCGTCAGCACGGTCGACGCCAGCAACCCGGAAATAATCGCCCAGGCCATCGGTGGCCACAGCGTCGAAGCCGAAAAGGCCAGCGGCAGCAACCCCGCAATCGTCGTCGCGGTCGTGAGCAGGATCGGCCGGGTCCGACGCGTCACCGCCTCGGCTACCGCGTCGCCTATCGACAAGCCCTCGCCCAGCCGCTGATCGACCACATCGATCAGCACGATGGCGTTGTTTACCACGATACCCACCAGCGCGATGATACCCAGCACCGACTGGAATCCGAACGGCGACCCGGACAATACCAGCCCGGGGAAAACGCCGACGCTGGCCAGCGGCACGGTCAGCAGGATGATCCCGACCCGTCGGAACGAGTTGAATTGCAACAGCAGGAAAAACAGCAGCAGCAGGA
The nucleotide sequence above comes from Halopseudomonas xinjiangensis. Encoded proteins:
- the fdhF gene encoding formate dehydrogenase subunit alpha — translated: MSKATDCTIIYDGQKLTGKADQPLVEFLGEHGIELPHVCYHPSLGPLQTCDTCWVLVDGELQRGCTLRTAEGLALSSTGQAQTARGEGMDRLLAKHELYCTVCENNNDCTLHDTVVSMDIPIQRYEFERTPYEKDESNPFYTYDPDQCILCGRCVEACQNVEVNETLSIDFTMERPRVLWDGGQPIDESSCVSCGHCVTVCPCNALMEKTMQPDAGPFTSIPQDLKRPMIDMVKTVERTISAKPITAISVMDKHWRQPEVKRTKTVCTYCGVGCSFEMWTRDRQILKVQPVEHAPANGISTCIKGKFAWDFVNDPKRLTTPLIRENGQFREASWDEALDLVARRFMQIRDTEGPEKIGFIGSSKASNEEAYLTQKIARLIIGTNSVDNSSRYCQNPATKGLFRTVGYGGDAGTIEDMEKAELIVIVGSNLSENHPVIASKLKAARKLRGQKLIVADVRGHEMAERADIFLRPNASTDMIWASAMARYILDNDLADTEFLETKVNQVEEFRESLAPFTMEFAEQKTGIPKQQLIDAAEMIARADSVCLLWAMGITQHSHGADISTSLSNLLLVTGNYGKPGTGGYPMRGHNNVQGASDFGCLKNMYPGYEKVSNDEVRAKWAKAWGVPPEKLSGEVGSDNFLMVQDAGTEKLQAMYIIGEETAFSDANANSVHDSFSNLEFMVVQDIFLSRTAQFADVVLPACPSVEKEGTFTNTERRIQRFYQVMPPLGNSRPDWEILTDLAKRMGHDWGYTHPSEIMAECAGISEMFKGVSYERLEGWKSQCWPVREDGTDTPLLYTDGFHTDDGKAVLFPLEWKEPAEGPDAEYDLMLDNGRMLEHFQGLNQTGRGERLMSRSPNWFVEVSPELAKEKNIEDGTWVKVTSRRGSVEVQALVTERVRGKTLFMPIHQGKPGLNLLTGEHHDPDVNTPAYKETAVKLEVLPRERGPSPLPAHNFRNGHRTPNEGVPVEVKWMQPEYVEPPVHAPQPEKF
- a CDS encoding DUF1641 domain-containing protein; the protein is MAERIDYDVKPTPIGPDAHEELQRLLQSLHEGGVLRFANDLVSSKSEVTKVLIDGMNQEGSLNAVQNLSILLMALSRIEPGEFYKVVFGLKDAMTELGRHAPDTQQEDAPGITGAYKMLHDDKLWAALTPVISALKVFAERLGEDTEKPVTKFTGKPTEL